The Pseudochaenichthys georgianus chromosome 8, fPseGeo1.2, whole genome shotgun sequence genome has a segment encoding these proteins:
- the hirip3 gene encoding HIRA-interacting protein 3 isoform X1: MDMSEKEKTGIRRFVCDQLRDEPDLSTLTLRILKKRYLERAQCDSLSPEVKHFIKRVVEEALIKMQENDENDSELETKKSQKKRKREDENNEVLSGGEDEDVSTAKKPRRRSSPSSESEVKKDCKTESDDSEEEEKVKSEDEKKEVKKSQRTTNGKSKPQISSEEPSDEEMNESENKGKESSCEDSPKEKAIKKTDATKNGESGSSDASKGKKTPQSDEEDKPDEESESEESERMKDKDPSGDSEKEEKVLVEKKNNDSDSSLTSLDEEQNNGKENTAADKKKKATKKVEKKEKSASGPKGDDTSVVRLKRYITLCGVRLNYKKVLQNCHSVRSQVAVLKKQLEDLGVAGQPSIKKCRKIKMKREETQELADLDVSNIIATEGRPKRRGTSAWKERQDSPSSTYLRTVNSGSDSDEENKPNRGRKRLWANLQGIISDDADSN, encoded by the exons ATGGATATGtcagagaaagagaaaacaGGTATCCGCAGGTTTGTGTGTGATCAACTGCGTGATGAGCCAGACCTCAG CACACTAACCTTAAGAATATTGAAAAAACGATACCTGGAACGTGCGCAATGTGACTCATTAAGTCCAGAGGTCAAACATTTCATAAAGCGAGTGGTTGAAGAGGCACTGATAAAAATGCAG GAAAATGATGAAAATGATAGTGAGCTGGAAACCAAGAAGTCCCAAAAGAAAAGGAAGAGAGAAGATGAAAATAATGAGGTGTTGAGTGGGGGGGAAGACGAAGATGTATCCACAGCAAAAAAGCCCCGTCGTCGGTCGAGCCCATCCTCGG AATCAGAGGTCAAAAAGGACTGCAAAACAGAAAGTGATGACAgtgaggaggaagagaaagTGAAATCTGaggatgaaaagaaagaggtAAAGAAATCCCAGCGCACCACAAACGGGAAGAGTAAACCGCAGATAAGCAGTGAGGAACCATCTGATGAAGAAATGAATGAGTCAGAAAATAAAGGCAAAGAGAGTAGCTGTGAGGACAGTCCAAAAGAAAAGGCGATAAAGAAAACGGATGCGACAAAGAATGGAGAGTCGGGAAGCAGCGATGCAAGCAAAGGAAAGAAAACACCTCAGAGTGATGAGGAGGATAAACCTGACGAAGAGAGCGAGTCAGAAGAAAGTGAACGAATGAAAGACAAAGACCCCTCAGGTGACAGTGAAAAAG AAGAAAAAGTCTTGGTGGAAAAGAAAAACAACGACTCTGACTCGTCACTCACCTCATTGGACGAGGAACAGAATAATGGAAAAGAAAATACAGCAGCTGATAAAAAGAAGAAAGCCACGAAAAAGGTGGAGAAAAAAGAGAAGAGCGCCAGCGGTCCAAAG GGGGACGATACATCCGTTGTGAGGCTCAAGCGCTACATTACTCTCTGTGGCGTGAGGCTGAATTACAAGAAGGTGCTCCAGAACTGTCACTCGGTCCGCTCGCAGGTGGCTGTCCTGAAGAAGCAGCTGGAAGATCTTGGTGTTGCTG GTCAGCCATCTATTAAGAAATGCAGAAAAATCAAAATGAAAAGAGAGGAAactcaggaactagctgatcTCGATGTCAGCAACATCATTGCCACAGAAG GTCGACCTAAGCGCAGAGGAACCTCTGCATGGAAGGAACGGCAGGACTCTCCATCCTCCACATATCTGCGCACTGTGAACTCCGGCTCTGATAGTGATGaagaaaacaaaccaaacagAGGGCGAAAGAGACTCTGGGCCAACCTGCAGGGGATCATCAGTGACGATGCAGACAGCAACTGA
- the hirip3 gene encoding HIRA-interacting protein 3 isoform X2, whose amino-acid sequence MDMSEKEKTGIRRFVCDQLRDEPDLSTLTLRILKKRYLERAQCDSLSPEVKHFIKRVVEEALIKMQENDENDSELETKKSQKKRKREDENNEVLSGGEDEDVSTAKKPRRRSSPSSESEVKKDCKTESDDSEEEEKVKSEDEKKEVKKSQRTTNGKSKPQISSEEPSDEEMNESENKGKESSCEDSPKEKAIKKTDATKNGESGSSDASKGKKTPQSDEEDKPDEESESEESERMKDKDPSEEKVLVEKKNNDSDSSLTSLDEEQNNGKENTAADKKKKATKKVEKKEKSASGPKGDDTSVVRLKRYITLCGVRLNYKKVLQNCHSVRSQVAVLKKQLEDLGVAGQPSIKKCRKIKMKREETQELADLDVSNIIATEGRPKRRGTSAWKERQDSPSSTYLRTVNSGSDSDEENKPNRGRKRLWANLQGIISDDADSN is encoded by the exons ATGGATATGtcagagaaagagaaaacaGGTATCCGCAGGTTTGTGTGTGATCAACTGCGTGATGAGCCAGACCTCAG CACACTAACCTTAAGAATATTGAAAAAACGATACCTGGAACGTGCGCAATGTGACTCATTAAGTCCAGAGGTCAAACATTTCATAAAGCGAGTGGTTGAAGAGGCACTGATAAAAATGCAG GAAAATGATGAAAATGATAGTGAGCTGGAAACCAAGAAGTCCCAAAAGAAAAGGAAGAGAGAAGATGAAAATAATGAGGTGTTGAGTGGGGGGGAAGACGAAGATGTATCCACAGCAAAAAAGCCCCGTCGTCGGTCGAGCCCATCCTCGG AATCAGAGGTCAAAAAGGACTGCAAAACAGAAAGTGATGACAgtgaggaggaagagaaagTGAAATCTGaggatgaaaagaaagaggtAAAGAAATCCCAGCGCACCACAAACGGGAAGAGTAAACCGCAGATAAGCAGTGAGGAACCATCTGATGAAGAAATGAATGAGTCAGAAAATAAAGGCAAAGAGAGTAGCTGTGAGGACAGTCCAAAAGAAAAGGCGATAAAGAAAACGGATGCGACAAAGAATGGAGAGTCGGGAAGCAGCGATGCAAGCAAAGGAAAGAAAACACCTCAGAGTGATGAGGAGGATAAACCTGACGAAGAGAGCGAGTCAGAAGAAAGTGAACGAATGAAAGACAAAGACCCCTCAG AAGAAAAAGTCTTGGTGGAAAAGAAAAACAACGACTCTGACTCGTCACTCACCTCATTGGACGAGGAACAGAATAATGGAAAAGAAAATACAGCAGCTGATAAAAAGAAGAAAGCCACGAAAAAGGTGGAGAAAAAAGAGAAGAGCGCCAGCGGTCCAAAG GGGGACGATACATCCGTTGTGAGGCTCAAGCGCTACATTACTCTCTGTGGCGTGAGGCTGAATTACAAGAAGGTGCTCCAGAACTGTCACTCGGTCCGCTCGCAGGTGGCTGTCCTGAAGAAGCAGCTGGAAGATCTTGGTGTTGCTG GTCAGCCATCTATTAAGAAATGCAGAAAAATCAAAATGAAAAGAGAGGAAactcaggaactagctgatcTCGATGTCAGCAACATCATTGCCACAGAAG GTCGACCTAAGCGCAGAGGAACCTCTGCATGGAAGGAACGGCAGGACTCTCCATCCTCCACATATCTGCGCACTGTGAACTCCGGCTCTGATAGTGATGaagaaaacaaaccaaacagAGGGCGAAAGAGACTCTGGGCCAACCTGCAGGGGATCATCAGTGACGATGCAGACAGCAACTGA
- the antkmt gene encoding adenine nucleotide translocase lysine N-methyltransferase yields the protein MDDDAPDEAFKELHTGDIGGWGVAQIAAGTGLAVYVIWTGFVQPGFRRVPLRLQVPYIPASRVQVDHVMNLLRGRKGGLVDLGSGDGRIVLEAHQQGFTPAVGYELNPWLLRLARFKAWRAGHHEKVSYRREDLWKVDLTECKNITVFLAPSVLSLLQKKLEAELPEDALVIAGRFPFPDWTPYRVEGEGVHRAWAYNMQAQRQNSLKKNDSHEKQPQQ from the exons ATGGATGACGATGCGCCAGATGAAGCCTTTAAGGAGCTGCACACGGGGGACATTGGAGGATGGGGTGTTGCTCAGATAGCTGCTGGCACCGGGCTCGCTGTGTATGTGATATGGACCGGATTCGTACAGCCAGGCTTCAGGAGAGTCCCCTTGAGGCTACAG GTCCCGTACATTCCTGCCAGCAGAGTTCAAGTGGATCATGTAATGAACTTGCTGAGAGGCCGAAAGGGAGGGCTTGTGGATCTGGGGTCAGGCGATGGCCGCATT GTCTTGGAAGCTCATCAGCAAGGTTTCACTCCCGCTGTTGGTTATGAGCTCAATCCCTGGCTACTCCGCTTGGCCCGCTTCAAAGCTTGGAGAGCAGGCCATCATGAAAAAGTTTCATACAGACGGGAAGATCTCTGGAAG GTCGACTTAACAGAATGCAAAAATATCACAGTGTTCTTGGCTCCTAGCGTG CTTTCATTATTGCAGAAGAAGTTGGAGGCTGAGCTTCCTGAGGATGCCTTAGTGATAGCTGGTCGTTTTCCCTTCCCTGACTGGACACCGTACAGGGTTGAGGGTGAGGGTGTGCACAGAGCCTGGGCATATAACATGCAAGCACAAAGACAAAACTCCTTAAAGAAAAATGACAGCCACGAAAAGCAACCTCAACAATGA